A window of Marmota flaviventris isolate mMarFla1 chromosome 11, mMarFla1.hap1, whole genome shotgun sequence genomic DNA:
GAGTGgagaaaatttatttgtaaatcgACCGCCTTCTCTTTGCGCCGTCCTTTTTGCCCTTGAGTGAGTTGGGGACTGAATGAGGAGGCCATAAAGTTTTGCTTAACTTTTCTTTGGATTGAAACCAACCTTTCCCAAGGGTCTGTTTGCTTTTCCCAACTCCAATCCAAATCCCGGGCCGGACGTTGGAAACCCGCGCCAGCCGCGGGCAGAACCGCCCAGAACTCCCCGGAGTCTTAGAGAAATCCAAAAAGGAAAGTCTTCTTTCCTCTCTAGAGTTTGGGCCTTGGGAGGTGAAAGGGCAGGGGAAAGGATCCCCAGTGCCACAGGGTGAAGAGGGAGACCAAGGCGAAGGCCCACGCTGCAGTGATTAGCAATACACTTTAAAGGCAAAGGAGGGATTAAGTCCTGCGTCTATTGTTCCAGTTGTTCGGGCACGTGTGACCTCAGAATCCCCAAACAAAACGTCTGGGGCAATCTTTCCTGCTCCCTAATCAGATTGTCCAGGGTCGAAGGACCAGGCGGCAGGAAAGTCGGTGTACAGACAGCAGCGACCGAGCTCGGGCAGAGAGAATGAAGGTGGATGGGGACTGGGACCCTGGGTTAGGGAGGGAGGGACGGACGGACagacggacacacacacactcacacacactgaCACCTCGAACCTGAAGCCCAGTGAGCTAAAAATGAAGCCCCGGGCTCAGGCCCGCAGCGTGAAGCCTGCTTGACGGAGTGGCAGCGGCGAGGTACCTGAGTCTGCGTGAGTCCCAAGGAGGCCGCGAGCTCCGCCCTCTCGGGCAGAGCTAAGTACTGAGTTTGCTGGAACCTCCGGTTCAAAGCCTGCAACTGCAAACTGGAATAAATTGTCCTGGGTTTGCGGATCTTTTTCCCCTTGCCATTGAAGCGCACTTCACCGCCTTCCACCACCGTGCTCTTCTCGGAGTCCGCCCCTGGAGGGACAGCAGAAGCGGGGACTGTTGTTAAGGCAGGGGCCGCTTTTAGTGTGGAGAGAGGAGAGCGAGTAGCTACCGAGGGGACAGCAGAGGCTGGGCCAGGGAAGAAAACGTTCAAGAAACTGAAGCCTGGGAAGTGTCCTCCAAATCCGAGGGCCGGTCCCAGGCAGCTGCAGGCGGGATGGGGCCGTTCCCAGGAGCGCAGCTATTGCCTTTGCAGGGGAAGTTTGCTATTTTTGCAGGCGGTAGTTGAGGTTTAATTACCCTTAATTGCATACATTGTTTATAGCGCTACGCAATAAATAATTAGAGACTAATACGTGCACATGTGGGTTTCTGTTTTCCAGCAGGGCATTGTGTGCTCGGCGCACCGAGCCGCTCAGAGGCCCAGCCAGTGCCCGGAGACTCTCTCGGATTTATCCTTTGCTACATGGTTGCGAATTGGgcggattaaaaaaaaaaaatctttgctatgACAAGGATCCACAGATTGATATCCGAAACCTCTACTGCTCCcgcgccctccccacccccaccccacctctttctgcccctctctctctcattctctctctctctctctctctctctctctctctctctctctctctctctctctctctctctctctctccccctccctttctctccctctttcctttccttctctcccaggCTAGCGCACGTACCTGGGTCCTCCAGGCGGCTCTGGGCGAGGCTGGCGCTGCCCGGGTAGGACTGCACCGAACTGATGTAGGGACTGGACGCGTGGCTGCTGACCGAGTTGACGTAGGGGTAGCCCAGCGGTCGGGAGAAGGACGAGGCCGAGCTGTAGGCACCGTCGGGCTGCGAATGGCCCGCCGAATGTAAACAGTGCATGGAGTAGTGCCCGTGGGACATGGGAGAAGGAGACATTTGCTGGTTGGGCGGCCCAAACTCCATAAACACCGCCTTGCCCGACACGGGGCTGTTGAGACTTTCTGGCATGGTGGTCATGGTCATCTCTTCTCGCGGGGTCTGGGTGtgggtctctctctcttctgcttcccTTTAGGGGTCTCTATGTTTCTCAGGACAGGAAGGAACCCAATTTAAGCGGAACAAGGGTTTTCACTTTCCATTCATAAGAAAATGGAGTTTGTCTCTTTGAAAAGTCTAAGCATGATGCTCCCGAGCTCCCCAAACTCGGTTCAAAGCTTTGACTCAGCCAAGGTCATAAATATTCATGAGCTGGCGGAGCTGATTGGTCCGCTGTCTTGCATAATCACCGGGGATTGGTCCGAGTCGCTCGGGCTCCGCTGGACTAGAGCCGGCAAGGCGGCCCGGCCTCTGGAGGGACTGTTCCACACTTCCCGGCCCGGGCTCCTCTGCAACAGAGCGCGCGTTGCGGGACGCACAATAGGCTGCAGCGTCCGCTCTGGGACCTCGGAGGCCCGCAGCTCTTCAGCCTCCCACCTCCCTTGCGTGCTCTCTTCCCAGAAACCAACCAGCTGCTCCCCGCTGTCGCCCGCTTCCCTACTGTCCCCACTCTTCGTCCGCCCCCAACGCGGAGAACTCAGGACCGCTTCTCGTCACTACTACCCAGTCGGGTGCTGAGCTTAGGGCGGCTCTAGGGTTTGGTCGCAGCCTATGGATCGCGGAGTAGCGCACTGAGGGGCGACCAAGGCAGCCAACAGAACTGCAGTCTTCTTGACCGTCCTGTGCCTAGTTCAGAGCCCTCCCGGCCGCGCCTCCCTGGCCCAGGTCCGCTTTGCCACATCCCTGGGGTCGGGGTTTGAGGGCCCTCCAGACCAACTCACTCGGCCGCCTCGCCGCTGCTGCCGCCGCTGCTGCTCCCAGGGGCCAGCTCGCATCGCTCCAGGCC
This region includes:
- the Dlx1 gene encoding homeobox protein DLX-1 isoform X1, which translates into the protein MTMTTMPESLNSPVSGKAVFMEFGPPNQQMSPSPMSHGHYSMHCLHSAGHSQPDGAYSSASSFSRPLGYPYVNSVSSHASSPYISSVQSYPGSASLAQSRLEDPGADSEKSTVVEGGEVRFNGKGKKIRKPRTIYSSLQLQALNRRFQQTQYLALPERAELAASLGLTQTQVKIWFQNKRSKFKKLMKQGGAALEGSALANGRALSAGSPPVPPGWNPNSSSGKSSGSSAGSYIPSYTSWYPSAHQEAMQQPQLM
- the Dlx1 gene encoding homeobox protein DLX-1 isoform X2, which encodes MTMTTMPESLNSPVSGKAVFMEFGPPNQQMSPSPMSHGHYSMHCLHSAGHSQPDGAYSSASSFSRPLGYPYVNSVSSHASSPYISSVQSYPGSASLAQSRLEDPGQDLVPEQALQVQEADEAGRGGSGG